DNA from Agarilytica rhodophyticola:
GGCGGCGATAGCACACTAAGTCAATCACTACATCTTTGTTGAACTCATGGCGATAGTCAATGGCAAGGGCAGCAACATAAGCCACCGCTTCAGGATCATCACCATTGACATGGAAAATGGGGGTTTCGATCATTTTCGCAACGTCGGTACAATAGTCCGTAGAACGAGCATCTTCCTTATTGCTAGTGGTAAAGCCCACTTGGTTATTGATAACAATATGAACGGTACCACCAGTTTTATATGCGCGAGTTTGTGACATCTGGAATGTTTCTAGCACCACTCCTTGACCAGCAAACGCGGCATCTCCGTGAATCACAACTGGGACGACTTTTTCTCCTTTATCGTCTTGACGACGATCTTGACGAGCGCGCACCGAACCTTCAACTACAGGAGATACGATTTCCAAATGAGAGGGATTAAAGGCCAATGCCAAGTGCATTTCACCACCAGGAGTCATCACATTGGAAGAAAAGCCCTGGTGATACTTAACATCACCTGAGGTATCCACCAACCTCTTACCTTCAAATTCTTCAAATAATTCAGCGGGGTTTTTACCTAGAATATTCACTAAAGTATTTAAGCGGCCTCGGTGAGCCATACCTAATACCATTTCTTTAGCGCCGTAATCGCCCACTTTACGAATGAGAGTGTCGAGCAGAGGAATTAAACTTTCACCCCCTTCTAGACCGAATCGCTTAGTACCGGGATATTTGCTGTCAAGATGACGCTCAAGGCCTTCAGCAGCAGTGAGCCTCTTCAGTAAGCTAATTTTCGTTTCTTTATCAAACTGAGGTTGCGAACGCGTGCTCTCAAGTCGATTCAGTAACCAACGGCGCTCGTCATAATTTGTTATATGCATGACCTCCGCGCCAACAGTGCCGCAGTAGGTTTTCTCAAGATCTGCAATAATGTCTTTCAGCAAGCCTTCACGATAACCAAAAGATAAATCACCCGTTTGAAAAACTGAATCTAAATCCAGTGTATTGAGATTGTGAAAGCCGAGATCAAGATCGGGGGAATCTTTAATTTCTAAAATACCCAATGGATCGAGGGATGCCTTTTGATGACCGCTCAAGCGATAAGCATTGGTCAATTGCACCACTTCCACTTGCTTGCGTTCATGAGCAACGTTGGCACTACCCTCACCCGGAGCCACCATAGGACGAGCGCGATTACGGCCAAGCAATTCAAAATATTCAATAATTTCTGAGTGTGGTACATCGTTGCCAACTGCGCCATTAACCCTTGGCAGCTTATCAAAATAGTCACGCCAATCTTGAGACACAGAATTAGGATCATTCAAATAAAGTTCGTACATCTCTTCTACATAAACTGCATTTCCACCAGAGATGTGGGAGGTGCTCCATAACAATTCCATCAAACTTTCTTGCATTTTACTCACCGTAAATAGACAACACATTAAGTTTTGTTGTCTCTATTCGACATTTCATTTATTGCCGAAATTGAAAATTATATTTACCTACAATCATATCAGGGGAATAGGATTAGCAGGATATTTATTATTTAGGGTGGCGCAAAAAACGCCACCTGTGAACAATAGAGGATGTTACAGTAAATACTTATTGCTCTGAAACTGATCTCGAGTAAGGGCTAACAACTGTACCAGAAACAATTCGTGTTTAAGTACCACGATGCAATAACATGCTTCTGATATGCCCTATTGCTTTTGTTGGATTTAAGCCTTTAGGGCAAACGTCAACACAGTTTTGAATACCATGACAGCGAAAGACACTGAACGGATCATCTAGATTCGCCAAGCGTTCTTCTGTAGCAGTGTCACGACTATCAGCTAAAAAGCGATAAGCTTGCAGCAAACCAGCAGGGCCGATAAATTTATCGGGATTCCACCAGAAAGAAGGACAGCTCGTGGAACAACACGCGCATAAAATACACTCGTACAAACCATCGAGCTTTTCACGCTGCTCCGGGGACTGCAATCGTTCAATAGCAGGCGTCGGCGTATCGTTCTGCAAGAAGGGTTCTATTTTTCTATACTGCGCATAAAACTGAGATAAATCGACAATTAGATCTCTAATGACAGGCAGGCCCGGCAGTGGACGTAACACTAACTTGTTATTTTTGACGCACTCAGACAAAGGCTTGATGCATGCCAAACCGTTCTTGCCTGAAATGTTCATCCCATCGGAACCACATACACCTTCACGACAAGAACGTCGATAGACGATGGTAGAATCCTGTTCTTTAATCATCTCCAGCACATCTAGCACCATGAGGTCTCTACCTTGAGTATCAACGTCATAGCTCTTCATGTATGGCTTTTTGTCTGTTTCAGGGTTATAGCGATAAATTTCAACTTTCAACATATCT
Protein-coding regions in this window:
- a CDS encoding succinate dehydrogenase iron-sulfur subunit, with amino-acid sequence MLKVEIYRYNPETDKKPYMKSYDVDTQGRDLMVLDVLEMIKEQDSTIVYRRSCREGVCGSDGMNISGKNGLACIKPLSECVKNNKLVLRPLPGLPVIRDLIVDLSQFYAQYRKIEPFLQNDTPTPAIERLQSPEQREKLDGLYECILCACCSTSCPSFWWNPDKFIGPAGLLQAYRFLADSRDTATEERLANLDDPFSVFRCHGIQNCVDVCPKGLNPTKAIGHIRSMLLHRGT